One genomic window of Motacilla alba alba isolate MOTALB_02 chromosome 1, Motacilla_alba_V1.0_pri, whole genome shotgun sequence includes the following:
- the LOC119707909 gene encoding uncharacterized protein LOC119707909 isoform X2, with translation MDFGSPLTLLCLLVIITVTQGSAIWTGALSGDSAVFSLEIQSLQNFSSMSKEDKKCSTTVLNDTLLAKCGTSASRWLNLENGSLVLRSVEKDDEGKYGFVFQNTARNFTLEVFEPTIGIQCFPDGTAELSCNVASNEILVFRWLLNGTHLKAEGACIKDAGKKVHLGKTEPGEFVCEILKGNSVTRTRPITLSCSYDLLRYPGFIYILAGCAAGVLLLVVALPAAICCCMKRRHKFIPVPSEEEKDDGLTMSVVSGEGTKSPPNGDRVEAPATQTDRPPKPDAAQIGQGVEPQPLAEENFPVQIEAEEMPAAEVLVDMESQEDASDCFPDPTDD, from the exons ATGGATTTCGGCTCTCCTTTGACTCTGCTCTGCTTGCTGGTGATAATAACGGTCACTCAAG GCTCTGCCATCTGGACTGGTGCACTCAGCGGCGACTCAGCAgtcttttctttggaaatccAAAGCCTGCAGAACTTCTCCAGCATGAGCAAGGAGGATAAGAAATGCTCTACAACTGTCCTAAATGATACCTTGTTGGCCAAGTGTGGCACTTCTGCCAGTAGATGGCTGAACTTAGAGAACGGCTCCCTGGTGCTGAGGAGTGTGGAGAAAGATGATGAAGGAAAAtatggatttgtttttcagaacaCTGCCAGAAATTTTACACTGGAAGTATTTG AGCCAACCATTGGTATCCAGTGCTTCCCTGATGGaactgcagagctctcctgcaaCGTGGCCAGCAACGAGATCCTGGTCTTTAGGTGGCTGCTGAATGGCACCCACCTGAAAGCCGAGGGGGCTTGCATTAAGGATGCTGGGAAGAAGGTTCACCTGGGCAAAACTGAGCCTGGGGAGTTTGTGTGTGAAATTTTGAAGGGGAACAGTGTCACGAGGACCAGGCCCATTACGCTGTCTTGCAGCTACG ACCTGCTGCGGTACCCGGGGTTCATTTACATCCTGGCAGGGTGTGCGGCGGGTGTGCTTCTCCTGGTGGTGGCTTTGCCTGCAGCCATATGTTGCTGCATGAAGAGGAGACACAAGTTCATCCCAGTGCCTTCAG aggaggagaaggatgatGGGTTGACAATGTCAGTGGTGTCCGGCGAAGGCACGAAGAGCCCCCCCAATGGAGACCGTGTCGAGGCTCCAGCTACCCAGACCGACCGTCCTCCCAAACCTG aTGCTGCCCAGATTGGTCAAGGTGTTGAGCCCCAGCCACTGGCAGAAGAAAACTTCCCAGTGCAGATAGAAGCTGAGGAAATGCCAGCTGCTGAGGTCCTAGTCGATATGGAAAGCCAGGAAGATGCCTCAGACTGTTTCCCAGATCCGACTGATGACTGA